The DNA window CGAACGCCGATTTGAGCCAGTTGCCCGCCGAGTCCTCGCCGGTAAAGGAAGAGTACGTCGCGACCGTGAGTGTGGTTTCCGATTGGCCGCCGCTGCAGCCAGCTACTGCGATGGCACTCCCAGCGCCGACTCCGGAGAGGAACGTCCGTCGTTTCATACCTCGGTGGTTACACCAAGTAATACTTGAACCCTCGCTTTCCCACTCAGGTCAGTTTCACGGCGCTCTCGACGGTAAAAACTTCGCGGGATGTCTCCCGGTTCCTCTTACTCCCACAGGTCGGGGAACTGGCGTTCGACGTATGGGCCGAGCGGGTCCGACTCCGCCCAGAGCGCCTCGAAGAGGTCACGTCCCCACTGGACCGCCGATTCAGTCTCCGAGACGAACAGGGCGGTGGTGCCAGCGACCGAGCGGTCGGCCGCCCCACTCCCGGCCTGTCGCTCCGTCGCGCCCTCGCTCACCGCGGGCAGCTCGAACTTCAGTTTCTCGTCGGTGACGACCGACGCGAACTGGGAGTCTGTCAGTCGGAGCGTCGCCGGGTCCATGTTGTTTAGCTCCTCGCGGTGACCGTCCCTGTACCGCTGGAAGCTGACGTCGATTGCTTCCCGGGTGACCAGCAAGCGCGTCTCCGGATGTGTGGGGATGGCCTCCTGGTGGCGCCGCGAGTAGTACGGCGTCGTGAGTTCACAGTAGTCGGCCGATTCGAGCATACTGATGGCGACGTCCTCGCATCTGTTGGGCTCCTGGGGGACGTCGCGGACGATTTCGTACTCACCAATCTCCGGCAGTCGCCGACGGAACGCCGACGGGATGACGTCGATTCGATGGTTCTTCCAGAACGCCGGGTCCGTCGCACGAAATTCCTCCGCGGACAGCCACTCCGAGACGCTGTCGGCGACGAGGTGTCCGTGCGCGGTGGGTTCCCAGCCCTCGTCGCCCTCGGTGAGCAGACCGCGGCCTCTGAGCGTGGAGAGCGCGTCGTAGACTGCGGAGTCGCTCGCATCGACTCCGGACAGAAGCGTATCGGTCGGTGTCGGGCGCTCGGACACTCGAAGCACAATTTCCGTCCGTACCGACGACGTGAGGACGAACTCGTTTGGCGACTGGGACGGCATTGTCTCTATTCCCGTAGCCGTCGCACTTAAATTATCAGATTACACACCCAACGGACCAGACGCCTATCGGGTGAGCGCTCACCAACCAGTTCACCGCTCTTCCAGGAGATACTGCGGGGTTTAAGTCCGTAGTGACGTGCATGAAATAACATGGCAAATGTGGGCGGCGGAACCTACGACTACGTGATAGTCGGTGCTGGGCCGGCGGGCTGTGTGCTCGCGAATCGGCTCTCGGCCGACGGGGACCGGGTGCTGCTACTGGAGGCGGGCAAACCGGACGAGAAGCGAGAGATCGGCATCCCGGCGGCGTTCGTGGAGTTGTTCAACTCCGATGTCGACTGGGCGTACGACACCGAGCCCCAGACGGAACTGAACGACCGGGAACTCTACTGGCCCCGCGGGAAGACCCTCGGGGGGTCGAGTTCGATCAACGCGATGATCTACGCTCGCGGCCAGCCCGAAGACTACGACCACTGGGCCGAACTCGGAAACGACGGCTGGGCGTACGAGGACGTCCTGGACTACTTCAAGCGGGCCGAACACAACGAACGCGGCAGCTCAGAGTACCACGGGACCGGCGGGCCGCGGAACGTGGCCGACCACCAGTCGCCAAACGTTCTCAGCGAGGCCTTCGTCGAGGCGGGACAGGCGGTCGGACTCCGACACAACGAGGATTTCAACGCCGGCGACCAGTCCGGTGTCGGCCTCTATCAGGTGACCCAGAAGGACGGCGAGCGCCACAGCGCCGCCGATGCCTACCTGAAGCCGGTTCTGGACCGGTCGAACCTGACCGCTGTGACCGGTGCGCAGGTGACGCGTGTTCGGTTCGACGGGCGGGCGGCGGTCGGTGTCGAGTACGTTCGTGACGGGAGCGACGAACCGAAGACGGTCGACGCCAGCGAGGAAGTGATTCTCTCGGCGGGCGCTATCAACTCTCCGCAACTGCTCATGCTGTCGGGTATCGGGCCAGCGGACCACCTCACGGACCACGACATTTCGGTCGTCAACGAGCTCTCCGGTGTCGGCCGGAACCTCCAGGACCATCTCAACGTCAAGGTCAACTACGCCTGCGAGAAGCCGGTCTCCCTCGAGGGGGCGGAATCGCTGTGGAACCTGCTGAAGTATCTGGTGCTGAAACGAGGGCCGCTTACCTCGAACGTCGCGGAGGGTGGCGGCTTCGTCTCGGTAACTGATGAGGATGACCGACCCGACATCCAGCTCCACTTCGGGCCCTCGTACTCCGTCAACCACGGGTTCGACAATCCCGACGGCCACGGCTTCTGGCTGAGTGCGCTTCGGCTTCGCCCGGAGAGCCGCGGTCGGATAACGCTGCGCTCGGCGGACCCGCTCGACGAGCCGTGCATCGACCCGCAGTATCTCACCGAGGGAAAAGACCTGGAGATACTGCTCGAAGGGGTCAAACTGGTCCGCGAGATTCTGCAGTCCGAGCCCTTCGACGAGTACCGCGGCAGGGAGGTGTCTCCGGGACCCGATGTCCAGTCGGACGAACAGCTAATCGAACACATCCGAGAGGCAGCGGAGACGCTCTACCACCCTGTCGGCACCTGCAAGATGGGTGAGGACGATATGGCGGTGGTCGACGACCGTCTCGCCGTCCACGGGGTCGATGGACTGCGCGTCGTCGACGCCTCGGTCATGCCGACGATTACCAGCGGGAACACGGACGCCCCGACGACCATGCTAGCTGAGAAGGCGGCCGACCACATTCTAAGCCGTCGGTAGCCGTACTTCGCTTACCCGACCCGCTCGTCCAGAATCAACCGGGTCTTCGTACTCACCACTTCCTCGAGCTCCCGCGCTCTGGTGATGAGCTCGTTGACCGCGCCGGTGTCGGCCGCGTCGACGACGACGACGATGTCCTCCTCGCCCGAGACCTGCCAGACGAAGTCGACGGCGGGCCACTCCGCGATGTGGTCGGTGACGGCCTCGGTGTCGACGTTGACGTCCACGCCGACCTCTATCATGGACTTGACGTTGCCGGTGCGGGTCGCGACGGTGAAGCGCTCGATGATGCCGTCGTCGACGAGGCGGTCGACGCGGTTGCGCACCGTCCCCTCGGAGGTCCCAACCTGGTCCGCGATCTCCGTGTAGGGCGTGCGGGCGTCCCGCCGGAGTATCGACAGTATCTCTCTGTCCAGTTCGTCCATGGAGATACGAAGCTTCCGCTCCACCCGACTTGAGGATTACGAAAATCGTAACTCGGCTTCGAAAGCAATCCTTATGCCGGCCAGTCCTGTACGCATCTCGTAATGGCTGATGCATACGTAGCGCTGGAGGGGGACCGTGTCATCGAGGCGCGTGCCCGCGCTCCGGGGACGACACGCGGTGAGGTCGTGTTCACAACCGCCTACACCGGGTACGAGGAGAGCCTGACCGACCCGTCCTACGAGGAGCAGATTCTCACGTTCTCCTACCCGCTCATCGGGAACTACGGTGTCCGGGAGGAGCGCTTCGAAGACGACCGCGTCCACCCGCGTGGCGTCGTCGCCCGCGAACTCACCGACGACGTGGCCGAGTGGCTCGAAAGCGAAGGTGTGCCCGCCGTCGACCACCTCGACACCCGGGACATCGTCACCGAGATTCGCGACGAAGGGGCGATGAAATGCGGTATCGCCGCCGGTCCCGACGTGACCGAGCAGGACGCACTGGACGAGCTCCACCAGTGCAAGCACATGTCCGACCACGTCGACATCGGCGCGCAGGTCTCCGTCGAGGCGGTCGAGACCTACAACGAGGACGGCGACGGGGCCACCGTCGCCCTGGTCGACTGCGGCGCGAAGGGCTCTATCATGAGCTCGCTGGTCGAACGCGACGCCGTCGTCCACGTCTTCCCGTACGACGCCAGCGAGGACGACATCGCCGAGGTCGACCCCGACCTCCTCTTTATTTCGAACGGGCCCGGCGACCCCCAGAACTTCGGACAGGCCGGCGAACTCGTCGAGACTTACGTCGGTGAGGTGCCCCTGGCGGGCATCTGTCTCGGCCAGCAGGTCGTCGCCAACGCGCTGGGCGGCGAGACCGAGAAGATGGAGTTCGGCCACCGCGGCGTCAACCAGCCAGTCCGTGACCTGCGTACCAACCAGGTCGTGATGACGACCCAGAACCACGGGTATACGGTTGCGGACCCCGGTGACAAACTCGACGTGACGCAGGTCAACGTCAACGACGACACGCCCGAGGGTCTGGAGAACGACGAGCTGGGGATCATCACGCGCCAGTACCACCCCGAAGCGAATCCGGGGCCACACGACTCGCTTGGCTTCTTCGACGACGTGCTGGCGATGGCCGAGGAGTAGGCTCGCGGTTTCGTTTTCTTCGGCTTTGTTGAACCACTCAGAAGCTGACAAATTCCGCTCTTTGCGGTCAATACAGAGCGTATAGCAACCGTTTCAGATGATCGGCCCGAACCTATGTCTGGGACTGCGCTCTGCGCTCGTCAGTATGGGCACCAGCGCTATATTGGAATCATGACATATACTTGATAATGGCTACCGAAGCGACATTTACCATTCCGGCCGACCAGTTTCCCTTGGGAACCTTGTTCAAACAATTACCGGGTGTGACAGTCGAACTGGAGCGAATCATTCCGGCCCAAGACGTCGTGGTTCCCTATTTCTGGGTTCGTGGGACTGCCGTTGAGGACATCGAAGAAGCGTTTCACGACCATCCGGGCGTGAAGAAGATCCAGCTGGTTGATTCCGTCGAAGACGAGTATCTGTTGCGCGTCGAGTGGACGCTGGAGTACGATGGCGTCATCAGCACACTGATGGAAACGGGGGTTCCCCTGATTAAAGCGGTTGGCACGAACGAGGGGTGGACGTTCGATATTCGGGGTGATGACCGACGTGACATCGCGGCGTTCCAAGAACGCTGTCGGGAGAAAGACATCTCGATTATGCTCACTAAACTGCACGCACTTACCCCAATTGACTCGGAGACTCAAGCGGCACTCACCGACACTCAGCAGGAAGCACTGGTGCTCGCCTACGAGCGGGGGTACTTCAACACGCCTCGTGACGTGAAAATGGTAGATATTGGCGACGAACTCGGCATTTCACAGCAGGCAGTCGCTTCACGGCTCCGACGTGGAATTAGTGCGATTCTCGGCAGTACACTGGCCGACTCCGACCCACCAGAGTGAGAAGAGCTTAAAAATAGATTGTATAGTCCAAAGGAGGGGTGATGACCTTAGACATTTTATATGTATGTATGAGTAGCGCACCTACTCTCGACACGGTGCTTGATGTCTGTGGACATAAGCATCGCCGTATCGTCCTTGCGACACTCGCAAATCAGCGACAGTCATTGTCGATAGATGACCTGACAAACGCAATCATCAAACATAATCATCACCTGTCGTGGACAGAGATTGATGACGAGACAGTCAAACAGATTCACATCGGCCTATACCAAGTCCATCTTCCGAAATTGACCGATTCTGGGTTTATCGAATACGATCCTGAGCGGAAAGTGGCAGAATTAACAACCCAAG is part of the Haloarcula salinisoli genome and encodes:
- a CDS encoding helix-turn-helix transcriptional regulator, which gives rise to MPSQSPNEFVLTSSVRTEIVLRVSERPTPTDTLLSGVDASDSAVYDALSTLRGRGLLTEGDEGWEPTAHGHLVADSVSEWLSAEEFRATDPAFWKNHRIDVIPSAFRRRLPEIGEYEIVRDVPQEPNRCEDVAISMLESADYCELTTPYYSRRHQEAIPTHPETRLLVTREAIDVSFQRYRDGHREELNNMDPATLRLTDSQFASVVTDEKLKFELPAVSEGATERQAGSGAADRSVAGTTALFVSETESAVQWGRDLFEALWAESDPLGPYVERQFPDLWE
- a CDS encoding GMC family oxidoreductase — protein: MANVGGGTYDYVIVGAGPAGCVLANRLSADGDRVLLLEAGKPDEKREIGIPAAFVELFNSDVDWAYDTEPQTELNDRELYWPRGKTLGGSSSINAMIYARGQPEDYDHWAELGNDGWAYEDVLDYFKRAEHNERGSSEYHGTGGPRNVADHQSPNVLSEAFVEAGQAVGLRHNEDFNAGDQSGVGLYQVTQKDGERHSAADAYLKPVLDRSNLTAVTGAQVTRVRFDGRAAVGVEYVRDGSDEPKTVDASEEVILSAGAINSPQLLMLSGIGPADHLTDHDISVVNELSGVGRNLQDHLNVKVNYACEKPVSLEGAESLWNLLKYLVLKRGPLTSNVAEGGGFVSVTDEDDRPDIQLHFGPSYSVNHGFDNPDGHGFWLSALRLRPESRGRITLRSADPLDEPCIDPQYLTEGKDLEILLEGVKLVREILQSEPFDEYRGREVSPGPDVQSDEQLIEHIREAAETLYHPVGTCKMGEDDMAVVDDRLAVHGVDGLRVVDASVMPTITSGNTDAPTTMLAEKAADHILSRR
- a CDS encoding Lrp/AsnC family transcriptional regulator is translated as MDELDREILSILRRDARTPYTEIADQVGTSEGTVRNRVDRLVDDGIIERFTVATRTGNVKSMIEVGVDVNVDTEAVTDHIAEWPAVDFVWQVSGEEDIVVVVDAADTGAVNELITRARELEEVVSTKTRLILDERVG
- the carA gene encoding glutamine-hydrolyzing carbamoyl-phosphate synthase small subunit; its protein translation is MADAYVALEGDRVIEARARAPGTTRGEVVFTTAYTGYEESLTDPSYEEQILTFSYPLIGNYGVREERFEDDRVHPRGVVARELTDDVAEWLESEGVPAVDHLDTRDIVTEIRDEGAMKCGIAAGPDVTEQDALDELHQCKHMSDHVDIGAQVSVEAVETYNEDGDGATVALVDCGAKGSIMSSLVERDAVVHVFPYDASEDDIAEVDPDLLFISNGPGDPQNFGQAGELVETYVGEVPLAGICLGQQVVANALGGETEKMEFGHRGVNQPVRDLRTNQVVMTTQNHGYTVADPGDKLDVTQVNVNDDTPEGLENDELGIITRQYHPEANPGPHDSLGFFDDVLAMAEE
- a CDS encoding bacterio-opsin activator domain-containing protein, which translates into the protein MATEATFTIPADQFPLGTLFKQLPGVTVELERIIPAQDVVVPYFWVRGTAVEDIEEAFHDHPGVKKIQLVDSVEDEYLLRVEWTLEYDGVISTLMETGVPLIKAVGTNEGWTFDIRGDDRRDIAAFQERCREKDISIMLTKLHALTPIDSETQAALTDTQQEALVLAYERGYFNTPRDVKMVDIGDELGISQQAVASRLRRGISAILGSTLADSDPPE
- a CDS encoding DUF7344 domain-containing protein → MSSAPTLDTVLDVCGHKHRRIVLATLANQRQSLSIDDLTNAIIKHNHHLSWTEIDDETVKQIHIGLYQVHLPKLTDSGFIEYDPERKVAELTTQAGREDSHLSAILAEDSDLPITH